TAGCAGTTGGTAAGTTGACTATCTTTAAAGCAccgaagatgaaaaaaggaCATGCAGCTAACTTGCATTCTTTCTAGCTCTTATCTGGGTCTACATTGCTGGTTTCGGAGCTACCTGGGGCCCCGTCTCCTGGACTCTCGTCTCCGAGATCTTCCCCCTCTCCATCCGAGCCAAGGGTGCCTCCATTGGTGCCATGAGCAACTGGCTCAACAACTTCGCCATTGCCTTCTTCGTTCCTCCTATGCTTCAGGCTTGGGCCTGGGGAACctacatcttcttcgccggTTTCCTCGTTGTGGGCATCTTTGCCGTCTGGTTCTTCCTCCCCGAGACCAAGAACGCCACGCTGGAGGACATGGACCGAGTATTTAAGAGCCGCACTGGCGAGATTGACGCCCGGCTGATGAGAGAGGTGCAGGAGGAGGTTGGCCTTGTTGCTCTTGTTGAGGCTCGCTCAGCGGCGCAGtacgagaagagagatatCCACGAGTCGCAGATTGAGAAGCTGTAAAAGGGGGAAATGGCTGCTGGCATGAGAGATGTGCCATAACTTGTAATGAATGAAACGGAGTACCTATTAGTCACGATATCCTTTGACAAACACCCATCTTAATTAAtgcttacttttttttcctttgagAACTTTACGATCTGTGCTTTAGTGTAataaagtaagtaatatCAGCCACTGCTTACCATCTTCTTATTTCTTTGCTagcaagcggaggacagaaacaCCGACAGAGGTGATTTCGAGCACCAACACGTTAAATTATAcgccttgtttttttgttttaaaGTATCTGCTtctatagctatatttctaGCAGCCCAGTCACTTTCGGAAACCAGAGCGGGTAAAGTTTTCATTGCTGGCGGCCCAGGTTCGGGAAAGTTAACATTCGCTGCAACTATTGTAGTCTGTAGAGGCAAGCGGAGGACCACCAAGACCGGGAACATTTCGAACGCCCACGAGTTAAACCATACGCCTACAACaggagtagctgctatatctatatttccctactatatctatatttcccTACTATATTTACATTTCCCTACTATATCTGCTACGTGACTTTACATTAAGCTAGTTCTCCTCCGCGCTCTCCTTACCtagttttttcttcccttatCTTTACTATAATTTAGATTTTAGTTATTAAGCTTGCTTTTCTTAGGTAAGCTTAGTGTCTTTGGTCCCTTTATGTATTTTCTCCctttgcttgtttgtttgttcgTGATCCCTTACACAGTCGACTGACTGAGGCTATGTCGCTGGTGCCGTTTGCACAACACCCCGATGCACCAGTCATTTCAATAGGCGACACTAAGCAATTCGGTCCCGTATCCGTCACTTTCACAGACAGGACATATAAGGCTCTATTCGAAGCACAGCGCGGCTGCAGCTTGCTGAAAAGAGTTCAAGTAATGGGACACATCGACTTCACCCTGTCTGAATAAGAAGAACGGCTACTCGTCCATGATCTATTGATGGGTTATCGATGAATGTCAGAGAAGCCATCGACAAACCGCTGAACCTGCGACAAACATGACCTTCGTCGACGTTGTCGATGGATAGGAGAGGAAGCAGAACGCATCCTACGTGAATCCGACCAACGCTCGCTTCGTTACCGAACTGGTGTCCCGCCTGGTGGCATCAGCACCCATGTTCTCCACCAAATCCTACATGGATGACCGGTTCGACGTTGAACGATACAAGAGCAAAAAGGGCAAGGACAAAGCCCAAGACTGTGAAGACCGTGAGGAGCGCATTCAGCAGTTCCTGAGATCCTACGAATGGGGCCGGATCCTCATCGTCACTGGGTACCGTGAGCAGAAACGCTTGCTGCTAAAAACTCTGGCCGAGCTGCCAGAGGCTGAGGTACCCCCTGGATTAGTATCTGTCCGAACTATCGACGACTCACCTAGCCATCAGGCTGAGGCGGTGATTTGCGATATGGTCAGGACCGACAAGCCCGGTTTTATGATGGAAGACCAACGCTTGGCCGTAATGACAACGAGGGCACAGGCATTTATAATCAACGTCGGTCGAACGGACGTGATCAAGGGAAAGGACGCTCGGACTTTACGTACTATATACGACTACCTTAAAGACCGAGATGCGATTGTTAAGGTCTTCGGCTGGAACGAGTTCTGCAGCGTTTGTCTACTCCCGGGTCACCGGCAGACTGCCTGCAAAATAGTCGCGAATTGCGCCATCTGCAATGGAAAGCATGCCGGCCGTCGATGCCCCAAGATTGGAAATAGAACTGTTGCCGACCTTTGACTGTTTGAGAACGTTGCCCCGTTGGATGACGTCCATCAAGCCGCTTTTAGCTCTATCAAACATAGAAAACTCCCGGAGGGAGTCAAAAAGATAAAGGCCGATCGGAAGGATCAACAGGAGACAGCTACGCAAGACGCTCACAAAGCGTATATGAAGGCGATCACCACGGCGTACCACGACTACAtcgatgagaagaagaaaccagaGGTCAAGGATGAGTCTATCGCAGGACCATCTGCACAACGCGTTGAGAAGGGTAAAGGACCTCAGCAGGAGGCACCCATCGTCAAGGGACCTACTCCTGTCGCCGGGCCATCTACACAGCGCGTCGAGAAGAACGGAGGACCTCAGCAAAAAGCACCCGTCGCGAAGGGACCTGCTGTCAAGCAATCTCGAGCAAAGGCCCCTTCGTCATCGACCGTCGGTCTATCGAAGTAGCACAACTAGAAGCGCAGAGGATCGCAGCAGAGAGCACCAGTCGCCAAGGGACCTACCGCCAAGCAATCTCAGGCAAAAGGTAAAGGTCAAGCCGTGAAGAGACCTcagccgacgacgagcttCCTCGTCGATCAGGCGACCCTGACCACCGAAGCTTGTGTAAGGCTGACCGTCGCCAAGGGTTGGGCCATGGAGGTCCCTCCCGAGGCTGATAAACCTGAGACTGACTGAGAGAAGGGGACATGGGGAAGGAAGCAGGATGGATGGAACTAGGGCTGTGGACTATCGCGAGTGCATTACACAGGGATTGAAGATTTATCTGTTGGCATGTTAGTACTATATTCATATTTTcctactatatctacattttGATACTATATCTACACTTTcctactatatctatatttccctactatatttatatttttctagtaactgctactaaatctatatttttctaataACTGCTACTAAatctatatttttctaataactgctattatatgAGACAGTTGAACCTATTGAGTTGTCACGTGGATCTGTATGACCACTCTCCTAGGTCAAGCCCACTTTctgtttgctgctgtttgCTGCTagcttttccctctttcatAGATCAGCAGCATAGCAGAACACGGAGAATTTTGCACCTTTTCAGCTTGTCAGCTTGTCAAAAACCAAGAAGGAAGGAGAAAAATCTGTcgccgatgaagatgcaagcgtcaagattgacaagggcaagggcaaagCCGTTGCGACCGAAGAGGATGAGTCTGATTCGGACACAGACGAGGAACCTGGTCTTCACAACTTGGTGCAAAAGTCAAGGCATCTCCCAAGCAATATCACGTTATGATTACGAACTGGAGaatgcaagat
Above is a genomic segment from Trichoderma breve strain T069 chromosome 6, whole genome shotgun sequence containing:
- a CDS encoding AAA domain-containing protein — protein: MFSTKSYMDDRFDVERYKSKKGKDKAQDCEDREERIQQFLRSYEWGRILIVTGYREQKRLLLKTLAELPEAEVPPGLVSVRTIDDSPSHQAEAVICDMVRTDKPGFMMEDQRLAVMTTRAQAFIINVGRTDVIKGKDARTLRTIYDYLKDRDAIVKVFGWNEFCSIKADRKDQQETATQDAHKAYMKAITTAYHDYIDEKKKPEVKDESIAGPSAQRVEKGKGPQQEAPIVKGPTPVAGPSTQRVEKNGGPQQKAPVAKGPAVKQSRAKAPSSSTVGLSK